The proteins below are encoded in one region of Lactuca sativa cultivar Salinas chromosome 3, Lsat_Salinas_v11, whole genome shotgun sequence:
- the LOC111918842 gene encoding uncharacterized protein LOC111918842, producing the protein MALQQTTESVSDLNAKFLEMLSFCPSFAGNEAWLVSRYTTILRTKIQEFVSMQEFPTLSVIMDTVRRREIELQTQSKRKANDTSSKTSGDAQKKQKQGGKSRYEYRLSSGQGEKNPLICYNCKKPGHHWKNCRAPPASAVPQITFAAPVCYHYNKTGHKKPECPKLKAGKGGGGTNPAFASSSKGPTIVTRGRAHQMTADEPVITATVAGTYLLDSDPAVVMFDSGATHSFVSRTFINRLGCSIGILARPMVVEVADYRTIYVTNVYRGCTLEFSGVEFPIDLIPIAMRELYVIIGMDWLDAFDAEIYRKKQVHVRNPRGGELIIQGDIPRLAMASCSSTIALDDVPIVSDFSDVFPKELPGLPSIRQVEFHIDLVSGVTLVAKSLYCLAPPEMKELQDQLQELRS; encoded by the exons atggccttacAGCAAACTACCGAGTCTGTTAGCGACCTGAATGCCAAGTTCTTGGAGATGCTATCTTTTTGTCCCTCGTTTGCTGGGAACGAGGCCTGGTTGGTCAGCCGATACACTACCATTCTACGTACCAAGATTCAGGAATTCGTTAGCATGCAGGAGTTCCCGACTTTATCCGTGATCATGGATACAGTGAggaggagggaaatcgagttgcagACCCAGTCCAAGAGGAAGGCCAATGACACCTCCTCTAAGACATCCGGAGATGCCCAGAAAAAGCAAAAGCAGGGTGGTAAGTCAAGGTATGAGTACAGGCTGTCTTCAGGTCAGGGCGAGAAAAATCCGTTGATATGCTACAACTGCAAAAAGCCAGGGCATCATTGGAAGAATTGTAGGGCTCCCCCTGCGAGTGCAGTTCCTCAGATTACTTTTGCTGCTCCCGTCTGCTATCACTACAACAAGACGGGACACAAGAAGCCCGAATGCCCGAAGTTGAAGGCTGGTAAAGGAGGCGGGGGTACAAATCCTGCATTTGCATCGTCTTCTAAGGGACCCACTATAGTGACACGAGGTCGTGCTCACCAGATGACTGCGGATGAGCCGGTGATTACCGCGACAGTGGCag GCACTTATTTGCTAGATTCTGATCCTGctgttgttatgtttgatagcgGTGCTACCCATTCTTTTGTATCTCGCACGTTTATTAATCGTTTGGGGTGTAGTATCGGAATATTGGCTCGCCCAATGGTTGTCGAAGTTGCCGACTACCGCACTATTTATGTCACCAATGTTTATCGGGGTTGCACTCTCGAGTTTTCTGGAGTTGAATTCCCTATTGATCTTATCCCTATTGCGATGCGAGAGCTCTACgttatcataggcatggattggcttgatGCGTTTGATGCGGAAATCTATCGTAAGAAGCAAGTTCATGTTCGAAACCCTAGAGGTGGAGAACTTATTATTCAGGGGGACATTCCCCGCCTGGCTATGGCTTCTTGCTCTTCTACTATAGCACTAGATGACGTTCCTATTGTTTCCGACTTCAGCGATGTCTTTCCAAAGGAACTCCCTGGCTTGCCATCTAttcggcaagtggagtttcacattgatttggTGTCAGGTGTGACTCTGGTAGCGAAATCTCTGTACTGCTTGGCACCACCTGAAATGAAAGAGctccaagatcaacttcaagaactaa ggagctaa